A genomic stretch from Microplitis mediator isolate UGA2020A chromosome 10, iyMicMedi2.1, whole genome shotgun sequence includes:
- the LOC130675588 gene encoding uncharacterized protein LOC130675588: protein MGRDSRKVSRELRSSEKINKSRSVKRKNVFNPKTAERDESIQSTSSKKLKQNTEDDVPEDSSTEFRIINFIQVFTAISALIKCKKCDGNVVFQTASTRGLGFKIVVACNNCGNEYIPSCSFVGHSYEINRRFIFVMRILGIGYEGLCKFCGLMDMPSFLDKSTHTILLKQILNCSKAVAETFMTKAVNEEKQAMPTTENEDINHLTVSGDGTWQKRGYTSSFGVSSIIGYFTGKILDINIKSAYCKLCEYWKKKTNTVEFEEWYQSHEDVCSANHQGSSGKMEVDAMVEMFSYSETKYGVKYANYIGDGDSKTYSGIIKSDPYENTTVNKKECIGHVQKRMGSRLRTLKSKQKGLGGRGKLTGKLIDKLTVYYGLAIRRHCDSIENMKSAIMATFYHYGSSDEKPNHDMCPKGEESWCSYQRAEARGELDTFSHDYSPLPCDVLKAIKPIYEDLSNENLLSRCVGGFNQNNNESFNQLVWKICPKTVNTSFTIVQIAAYVAMCIFNEGINSLLVLMNTLGLNCGPNSHRYAERMDAARIKVADKRANDNTREGRLQRRHQQIDILEAAMSAEELLYGPGIDDSV from the exons atgggacgtgattctagaaaggtttcaagagaacttcggagttctgaaaaaattaataagtcgcgttcagtcaaaagaaagaatgtttttaatccgaaaacagccgaacgtgatgaaagtattcagagtacatcttctaaaaaattaaaacaaaacactgaagatgatgtacctgaagacagcagtactgaatttcgaataataaattttattcaggtattcactgcaatttctgctcttataaaatgtaaaaaatgtgatggaaatgtagtgtttcaaacagcaagtacacgtgggctgggattcaaaattgtagttgcatgtaataactgtggaaatgaatatattccttcctgttctttcgttgggcattcttatgaaataaacagacgtttcatttttgtaatgagaatactaggaataggatacgaaggattgtgcaagttttgcggcctgatggacatgccgtcttttttagataaatctacgcatacaattttactgaaacagattttgaattgtagtaaagccgtcgcagaaaccttcatgacgaaagctgtgaatgaagaaaagcaagcaatgccaacaactgaaaatgaagatataaatcatctaactgtatcgggagatggaacctggcaaaaacggggatatacatcgtcatttggagtttcttctataattggctattttactggaaagattcttgacataaacattaaaagtgcatattgtaagctatgtgagtattggaaaaaaaaaacaaatactgttgagttcgaggaatggtatcaatcgcatgaagatgtgtgttctgctaatcatcaagggtcttctgggaaaatggaggtggatgcgatggtcgaaatgttttcgtattctgaaactaaatatggagttaagtatgccaactatattggtgatggtgactccaagacctattcaggaattataaaatcagatccttacgaaaatacaactgtaaataaaaaggaatgtatagggcatgtccaaaagcggatggggagtcgattacgtacgctgaagagtaaacaaaaaggtcttggtggtcgaggtaagctcacaggaaaattaatagacaaactaactgtgtactatggtttagcaatacgccggcattgtgattctattgaaaatatgaaatctgctataatggcaaccttttatcactacggctcgagtgatgaaaaaccgaatcatgatatgtgtccaaaaggcgaagaatcttggtgctcttaccagcgcgctgaagcaagaggagagcttgataccttttctcacgattattctcctttaccttgtgatgttttaaaagctatcaagcctatatacgaagatcttagtaatgaaaatttactttcaagatgtgtaggtggattcaatcagaataataatgaaagctttaaccaactagtatggaaaatatgcccaaaaacggtaaatactagttttactatcgtacaaatagctgcatacgttgctatgtgtatatttaatgagggtataaattcattattagtcttgatgaatacactaggacttaattgtgggcctaattctcatcggtatgcagaaagaatggatgctgcacgtatcaaagtagcagataagcgcgctaatgataacacccgagaaggtcgattgcaacgtaggcaccagcaaatcgatattttggaagctgctatgtcggctgaagagctattatatggtccaggaatagatgactcagt atga